From a region of the Bacillota bacterium genome:
- a CDS encoding transcriptional regulator, with protein MTLVEYLTIVSKRLPEEADKVLQVLVTEGHMNKEELSLVSRVKRAVLDHVIMQLYALGLVDVYSEGKSKICNLTTLGEEYHDVIRKTEAV; from the coding sequence ATGACCCTTGTGGAATATTTAACCATTGTTTCCAAAAGATTACCCGAAGAGGCGGATAAAGTACTCCAGGTGCTGGTAACGGAAGGGCACATGAACAAAGAGGAACTTTCCCTGGTTTCCCGGGTGAAAAGAGCGGTTCTGGATCATGTTATAATGCAGCTTTATGCATTGGGCTTGGTGGATGTTTATTCCGAAGGTAAGAGTAAGATTTGCAATCTTACCACGCTGGGCGAAGAATATCATGATGTGATCAGAAAAACGGAGGCGGTCTAA
- the lysA gene encoding diaminopimelate decarboxylase, with protein sequence MSEKKLPFSKEQLREIMKGFSTPFHIYDEKSIRENARKLLQAFAWAPEFKEYFAVKATPNPHIIKILKEEGFGADCSSLAELIMADKAGVYGENIMFSSNNTPAREYQVARELGAIINLDDISHIEYLAKHAGIPDIISFRYNPGPLREGGNTIIGKPEEAKYGLTHQQIIDAFRMMRDKGVKRFGLHTMVISNELDPNYFVETANIMFDLVVEIYRELGIRIEFVNFGGGIGIPYNPGEEAVDLNYVGQGVKDAYERKITAGGLHPLKLALESGRMITGPYGYLVSRVLHKKETYKNYVGLDACMADLMRPGMYGAYHHITVPGKEDMPHDHTYDVTGSLCENIDKFAVDRTLPKIDIGDIVVIHDTGAHGHAMGFNYNGKLRSAELLLRPDGTVKLIRRAETIDDYFSTLDFSDL encoded by the coding sequence ATGTCAGAAAAAAAGTTACCATTTTCAAAAGAGCAGTTAAGAGAGATTATGAAAGGCTTTTCAACGCCTTTTCATATTTATGATGAAAAATCTATCCGTGAAAATGCCAGGAAATTACTGCAAGCTTTTGCCTGGGCACCTGAATTTAAAGAGTATTTTGCGGTCAAGGCCACTCCCAATCCACACATAATAAAAATATTGAAAGAGGAAGGTTTCGGTGCCGACTGCAGTTCCCTGGCGGAATTGATAATGGCTGATAAGGCAGGTGTATACGGTGAAAATATAATGTTTTCATCAAATAATACGCCCGCCAGGGAATACCAGGTGGCCAGAGAACTGGGCGCTATCATAAATCTTGATGATATAAGCCATATAGAGTATTTAGCCAAGCATGCCGGAATACCGGATATTATTTCCTTCCGGTATAACCCGGGGCCGCTGCGTGAGGGCGGTAATACTATCATTGGAAAACCTGAGGAGGCCAAATACGGGCTCACCCACCAGCAGATTATTGATGCCTTTAGAATGATGCGTGACAAGGGGGTAAAGCGCTTCGGCCTGCATACCATGGTTATTTCCAATGAGCTTGACCCTAATTACTTTGTAGAGACGGCAAATATAATGTTTGACCTGGTGGTTGAAATATACCGTGAGCTTGGCATACGCATTGAATTTGTTAATTTTGGCGGGGGAATAGGGATACCGTATAATCCCGGGGAGGAAGCGGTTGATTTAAATTATGTAGGTCAAGGTGTTAAGGATGCTTACGAAAGAAAAATTACGGCCGGTGGCCTGCATCCTTTAAAGTTGGCTTTGGAAAGTGGGCGAATGATTACCGGGCCGTATGGTTATTTAGTATCCAGAGTGCTGCATAAGAAGGAGACTTATAAAAATTATGTGGGACTTGACGCATGTATGGCTGATTTAATGCGCCCGGGCATGTACGGTGCCTATCACCATATCACTGTACCTGGTAAAGAGGATATGCCGCATGACCATACCTATGATGTAACCGGCTCATTATGTGAAAACATAGATAAGTTTGCTGTTGACCGTACACTTCCGAAGATTGATATCGGGGACATAGTTGTCATTCATGATACAGGGGCGCACGGTCATGCTATGGGTTTTAATTATAACGGCAAGCTGCGTTCGGCAGAGCTGCTGTTAAGGCCTGACGGAACAGTAAAATTGATCAGGCGGGCCGAAACCATCGATGATTATTTTTCCACCCTTGATTTTTCAGATCTATAA